One Phocoena phocoena chromosome 5, mPhoPho1.1, whole genome shotgun sequence genomic region harbors:
- the ADH4 gene encoding LOW QUALITY PROTEIN: all-trans-retinol dehydrogenase [NAD(+)] ADH4 (The sequence of the model RefSeq protein was modified relative to this genomic sequence to represent the inferred CDS: inserted 2 bases in 2 codons) — protein MGTKGKVSKCKAAITWKANKPLSVEEVEGASLKAHEVRIQIIATTLCHTDAHVIHPQFEGFXFPVILGHEAAGIVESVGPRVTNFKPGDKVIPLYTPQCRKCKFCLSSHTNFCGKIKHFKTPMGDQKLMEDKTSRFTCRGRLYHFMGTSTFSQYTVVSDVNLAKVDDDASLERVCLLGCAFSTGYGAVVNIAKVTPGSTCATFGLGGVSLSAVIGYKAAEASRIIVIDIKSEKFTKARSLGETNCLNPRDLDKPIQEVIVEMTNGGVDFVFECVGGAKIMRAALDSITVGWGVCTXIGVNVGDNGLSVSAVELIMGRTLNGTSFGDWKGIDSVPKLAADYKNKKFDLDALVSHTLASDKVNEAFDVMYQRKR, from the exons ATGGGCACCAAGGGCAAAGTAAGCAAAT GCAAAGCAGCTATCACCTGGAAAGCAAACAAGCCCCTCAGCGTTGAAGAGGTTGAGGGAGCTTCCCTCAAGGCTCATGAAGTTCGAATTCAG ATAATCGCCACCACCTTGTGCCATACTGATGCCCATGTCATCCATCCTcaatttgaggggt ttttcccAGTGATCCTTGGCCATGAGGCTGCAGGAATCGTGGAAAGTGTTGGGCCAAGAGTGACCAACTTCAAACCAG GTGACAAAGTAATTCCACTCTACACACCTCAATGTAGAAAATGCAAGTTCTGTCTGAGTTCACACACAAATTTTTGTGGAAAAATCAA GCATTTCAAAACTCCTATGGGTGATCAAAAATTAATGGAAGACAAAACTAGCAGGTTTACCTGCAGAGGAAGACTTTACCATTTCATGGGAACCAGTACCTTCAGTCAGTACACTGTAGTGTCAGATGTTAACCTTGCCAAAGTTGATGATGATGCCAGTTTAGAGAGAGTTTGTCTGCTTGGATGTGCATTTTCAACTGGCTATGGTGCTGTAGTCAACATTGCCAAG GTTACACCTGGTTCTACATGTGCCACCTTTGGCCTAGGAGGTGTCAGTCTTTCAGCTGTAATCGGTTATAAAGCAGCAGAAGCTTCCAGAATCATAGTTATTGACATCAAAAGTGAGAAGTTTACAAAGGCCAGATCCCTTGGAGAAACCAACTGCCTCAATCCTAGAGACCTAGATAAACCCATTCAGGAGGTCATTGTTGAAATGACCAATGGAGGTGTGGATTTTGTCTTTGAGTGTGTAGGTGGAGCTAAAATCatg AGAGCAGCCCTTGACAGCATAACAGTAGGTTGGGGAGTATGTA TCATTGGAGTAAACGTTGGTGACAACGGATTGAGTGTTTCTGCAGTGGAGCTAATAATGGGCCGTACTCTAAATGGAACAAGCTTTGgtg ATTGGAAAGGTATCGATTCTGTCCCAAAGCTGGCTGCTGACTACAAGAATAAGAAATTCGATCTGGATGCACTGGTGTCCCATACCCTTGCTTCTGACAAAGTTAATGAGGCATTTGACGTAATGTAccaaagaaaaaggtaa